One part of the Salvelinus fontinalis isolate EN_2023a chromosome 4, ASM2944872v1, whole genome shotgun sequence genome encodes these proteins:
- the LOC129853477 gene encoding neuropeptide FF receptor 1-like, with amino-acid sequence MEVWSSEEEKGLTELEGSTGTMIALNSSSHLLLYYDAANHTNYTTTNNITYFPYYQHSLPVAASFILAYLFIFLLCMVGNVLVCLIVLGNRRMRTVTNLFILNLAVSDLLVGIFCIPTTLVDNLITGWPFTNTVCKLSGLVQGMSVAASVFTLVAIAVDRFRCIVYPFQPKLTLLVAKATIAMIWVLAVVIMCPSAAALTVEEVADHYMVYSQNYNMTYPLYSCYENFADPKMRKVYTTVLFAHIYLVPLTLITVMYGRIGVKLYTSVVSSREPQDAAPPPPPARHEGGRPQISQKKIKVIKMLIVVALLFMLSWLPLWTLMLLTDYGGLGEEQLELLTGYIFPFAHWLAFSNSSVNPIIYGYFNENFKRGFQAVCQTNSCCRTGNRGEVTGRGTREGRARGGANGGLDGGGLRDPTSNPNPLLFGARNKVYTDGNVADSVLLELELKKNSKVGSNIVHVEGMGTGASGGMGIGYVMNKKGIHVEEPTSPMGVCQAWDH; translated from the exons atggaggtgtggagcaGCGAAGAAGAAAAGGGTCTGACTGAACTGGAGGGCTCGACAGGCACCATGATAGCCTTGAACTCCTCcagccacctcctcctctactatgATGCTGCTAACCACACCaactacaccaccaccaacaacatcaCCTATTTCCCTTACTACCAGCACTCCCTCCCTGTGGCTGCTAGCTTCATCCTAGCCTACCTGTTCATCTTCCTGCTGTGCATGGTGGGTAATGTGCTGGTGTGTCTGATCGTGCTGGGGAACCGCCGCATGAGAACCGTCACCAACCTTTTCATCCTCAACCTGGCGGTCAGCGACCTGTTGGTGGGCATTTTCTGCATCCCCACAACGCTGGTGGACAACCTCATCACAG GCTGGCCGTTTACCAACACTGTGTGTAAACTGAGTGGTCTGGTGCAGGGGATGTCTGTGGCTGCCTCAGTCTTCACCCTGGTGGCCATCGCAGTGGACAG GTTCCGCTGCATTGTGTACCCTTTTCAGCCCAAACTCACCCTCCTAGTTGCCAAGGCGACCATAGCGATGATCTGGGTTCTGGCCGTGGTAATCATGTGTCCCTCAGCAGCTGCCCTGACCGTGGAGGAGGTGGCTGATCACTACATGGTTTACAGCCAGAACTACAACATGACCTACCCCCTGTACTCCTGCTATGAGAACTTTGCTGACCCGAAGATGAGAAAGGTCTACACCACGGTTCTGTTCGCACACATCTACTTGGTGCCCCTGACTCTCATCACCGTCATGTACGGGCGCATCGGGGTGAAGCTCTACACCTCTGTGGTGTCAAGCAGAGAACCTCAGGATGCagcacctcccccccccccagccaggcATGAGGGGGGAAGGCCACAGATCTCCCAGAAGAAGATCAAGGTGATCAAGATGCTGATTGTGGTGGCCTTGCTGTTCATGCTGTCCTGGCTGCCGCTGTGGACTCTGATGCTGCTGACGGACTACGGAGGGTTGGGAGAGGAACAGCTGGAGCTCCTCACTGGATACATCTTCCCCTTCGCCCACTGGCTAGCCTTTTCCAACTCCTCTGTCAACCCCATCATCTACGGATACTTCAACGAGAACTTCAAGAGGGGCTTCCAGGCCGTCTGCCAGACCAACTCTTGTTGCCGCACAGGGAATAGGGGTGAGGTAACGGGAAGGGGAACTAGGGAAGGTAGAGCAAGAGGTGGGGCTAATGGTGGATTGGATGGAGGCGGACTGAGGGATCCCACAAGCAACCCCAATCCTCTCTTGTTTGGGGCAAGAAACAAAGTATACACCGACGGTAATGTGGCAGACTCTGTGCTCCTTGAGCTGGAGTTGAAGAAGAATTCTAAGGTGGGAAGCAACATAGTCCATGTTGAGGGCATGGGGACTGGGGCGAGTGGAGGAATGGGAATTGGCTATGTGATGAACAAAAAGGGGATTCATGTTGAGGAGCCCACCAGCCCAATGGGAGTGTGTCAGGCCTGGGATCATTAG